A window from Seriola aureovittata isolate HTS-2021-v1 ecotype China chromosome 14, ASM2101889v1, whole genome shotgun sequence encodes these proteins:
- the LOC130181470 gene encoding uncharacterized protein LOC130181470: MKVDILSVLYRFVDMERKVCFPLFAVLLFAVLNSAQAQTKEINLMVGGTLSLKPPFSGPITSILWKHNTDLVVELVGNEVDYYGKFKGMATLDTTTGRLEIKNMNRTYAGLYTVEINNQVQSQVYNVSVIKKVPKPEVALKPLACSSALLNCTLTCDGVTLGAEPVTYSWREGDGKWIPGEIDKNIKKDETKRVETFSCQMKNPVSEEESEPQPNPFFQKDLPVGPSPGKIVGGVIGFLLVGVLAGVGYWKRKPIIDFINQRRAPAPASENGRTAASSPNEEDPLKKTGTNDVTSEEVES, from the coding sequence ATGAAAGTCGATATTCTGTCAGTTCTGTATCGATTCGTGGACATGGAGAGAAAGGTTTGTTTCCCGCTCTTCGCAGTTCTGCTGTTTGCAGTGCTGAACTCTGCTCAAGCCCAAACTAAAGAGATAAACTTGATGGTCGGCGGGACGTTGAGCCTGAAGCCGCCATTCTCTGGACCTATAACCAGCATCCTGTGGAAACATAACACCGACCTTGTGGTTGAGTTGGTGGGAAATGAGGTGGATTACTACGGGAAATTTAAGGGGATGGCAACCCTGGACACAACCACTGGACGTttggaaattaaaaacatgaatagaACTTACGCGGGGTTGTACACGGTGGAGATCAACAACCAGGTCCAGAGTCAGGTTTACAATGTTTCAGTAATCAAGAAAGTGCCAAAGCCTGAGGTGGCGCTCAAACCGCTGGCATGTTCCTCTGCCTTGCTCAACTGCACCCTGACCTGTGATGGAGTCACCTTAGGGGCTGAACCTGTCACCTAcagctggagggagggagacggaAAGTGGATACCGGGGGAAATAGACAAGAACATCAAGAAAGACGAGACTAAACGTGTTGAAACCTTCTCCTGCCAGATGAAGAATCCAGTCAGTGAGGAAGAAAGTGAACCCCAACCAAATCCATTCTTCCAAAAGGACTTACCAGTGGGGCCTTCACCTGGTAAGATCGTGGGTGGCGTGATTGGCTTCCTCCTAGTGGGGGTTTTGGCAGGTGTGGGTTATTGGAAGCGAAAACCCATCATAGATTTCATAAATCAAAGACGCGCTCCTGCTCCTGCAAGTGAAAATGGGCGGACTGCAGCTTCATCCCCGAATGAAGAAGATCCACTCAAAAAAACAGGTACAAATGATGTCACCTCGGAAGAAGTAGAATCGTAG
- the LOC130181473 gene encoding uncharacterized protein LOC130181473 — MEKQVCFLLFTMLISAEAQNIPSYSEVGGTLSLIPPFSGAITGILWKHDGNLVVEWVNDTLDYHCMFQGHTTLNTTTGRLEIKNMNKTYAGLYTVEINNQVQSQSYSVELIKKVPKPEVALKPPTCSPALDNCTLTCDGDTSGAEPVTYSWREGEGEWIPGGKNKNIKNDETKKVKTFSCQMKNPVRVEESKPHLNPFFQRKLQTWEVIILIAFLGICGYLVWRKRGTNR; from the coding sequence ATGGAGAAACAggtgtgttttctgctcttcACGATGCTGATCTCTGCTGAAGCCCAAAATATACCGTCATACTCGGAGGTCGGTGGTACCCTGAGCCTGATCCCGCCGTTCTCTGGAGCTATAACCGGCATCCTGTGGAAACATGACGGTAACCTGGTGGTTGAGTGGGTGAATGATACGTTGGATTATCACTGCATGTTTCAAGGTCACACAACCCTGAACACAACCACTGGACGTttggaaattaaaaacatgaataaaacttACGCGGGGTTGTACACGGTGGAGATCAACAACCAGGTCCAGAGTcagagttacagtgttgaactAATCAAGAAAGTGCCAAAGCCTGAGGTGGCGCTCAAACCACCGACATGTTCCCCTGCCTTGGACAACTGCACCCTGACCTGTGATGGAGACACCTCAGGGGCTGAACCTGTCACCTAcagctggagggagggagaaggagagtggATACCGGGGGGAAAGAACAAGAACATCAAGAATGACGAGACTAAAAAGGTTAAAACCTTCTCCTGCCAGATGAAGAACCCAGTCCGTGTGGAAGAAAGTAAACCCCACCTGAATCCATTCTTCCAGAGAAAACTTCAAACCTGGGAGGTCATCATATTAATAGCGTTCCTTGGGATTTGTGGATACTTAGTGTGGCGTAAACGAGGGACCAACAGGTAA
- the slc22a15 gene encoding solute carrier family 22 member 15, which translates to MDLEDAFQVVGEFGPYQKRAVAVLVLTQLYMACQSMLIVLVGSTPEYRIEQEKSGGVPSGQQELLQRVTFTEDIDSIVTEWFLIKHQAYKVSLAGSLFFAGLLVGNVVFGPLSDKIGRRPVYLTGLFFEVIFGYVTALAPSYEVFAVSRLLVGLMNGGIGLVCFVLTQEYVGKSYWAMTGTLTSMTFAVGIALFGALGYFIRPWRSLATVANSSGVLFFLLSVTLPESPRWLYSQGQTERAEEVLRYMALRNGNAANRLRLQRVSGAKAGNRDNRGAGVLQLVIHPVLRLRTMVLMYVWYACSLVYYGLTLGASETSGSRYVNVAMYGLVELPAYPLCIYFINKHWAGRRKSMASFLCLAGSACLCTTFIPENTGTLLSVTSLALLGKLMVSAAFNIAYVYTSELYPTVIRNAGLGVCSMSCRVGGILAPFVPSMRALHSSMPFTVFCLSGLSAGCLGLLLPETLNGPAAETLEELSSPTRGRVLESKALLYEDDKWKPNHK; encoded by the exons ATGGATTTAGAAGACGCTTTTCAGGTTGTCGGCGAGTTTGGACCGTACCAGAAGCGGGCAGTGGCCGTCCTCGTCCTGACGCAG ttgtaCATGGCCTGTCAGTCCATGCTGATCGTTCTGGTTGGATCTACACCCGAGTATCGGATCGAGCAGGAGAAGAGCGGCGGCGTCCCGTCCGGTCAGCAGGAGCTCCTCCAGCGCGTCACCTTTACAGAGGACATCGACTCCATAGTGACCGAG TGGTTCCTCATCAAGCATCAGGCCTATAAGGTCAGTCTCGCCGGATCGCTGTTCTTCGCCGGGCTTCTGGTTGGGAACGTCGTCTTTGGGCCGCTGTCCGACAAGATCGGCAGGAGACCTGTTTACCTGACAG GTCTGTTCTTTGAGGTGATCTTTGGTTATGTGACCGCATTAGCGCCCAGCTACGAGGTGTTCGCCGTGTCCCGCCTCCTGGTGGGGCTGATGAACGGCGGCATCGGCCTGGTCTGCTTCGTCCTCACCCAGGAGTATGTGGGCAAGTCGTACTGGGCCATGACGG GGACGTTGACCAGTATGACGTTTGCGGTCGGTATCGCTCTGTTCGGAGCTCTGGGTTACTTCATCCGGCCGTGGCGGAGCCTGGCCACAGTGGCCAACTCGTCGGGCGTCCTGTTCTTCCTGCTCTCAGT cactCTCCCTGAGTCTCCTCGCTGGCTGTATTCTCAGGGTCAGACTGAACGAGCTGAAGAG GTCCTGCGCTACATGGCGCTGAGAAACGGCAACGCGGCCAACCGCCTGAGGCTGCAGCGGGTCAGCGGCGCCAAAGCCGGTAACCGTGACAACAGGGGCGCTGGCGTCCTGCAGCTGGTGATCCACCCAGTCCTCAGGCTGAGGACCATGGTGCTCATGTACGTCTG gtatGCGTGCAGCCTGGTGTACTACGGTCTGACTCTTGGGGCCAGTGAGACCTCAGGTAGCCGCTATGTGAATGTCGCCATGTACGGCCTGGTGGAGCTGCCCGCCTACCCGCTCTGCATATACTTCATCAACAAGCActg GGCTGGGAGGAGGAAAAGCATGGCCAGCTTCCTGTGTCTGGCCGGCTCCGCCTGCCTCTGCACCACGTTCATCCCCGAAAACACGG GGACTTTGCTCAGCGTCACGTCGTTGGCGCTTCTGGGGAAACTGATGGTGAGCGCGGCGTTCAACATCGCCTACGTCTACACCTCTGAGCTCTACCCGACAGTTATCAG GAACGCTGGTCTGGGGGTGTGTTCAATGTCGTGCAGAGTTGGAGGAATCCTCGCACCATTTGTTCCTTCCAtg cGGGCTCTCCACAGCTCCATGCCCTTCACTGTGTTCTGTCTGAGCGGACTGTCCGCCGGCTGCCTCGGTCTCCTGCTGCCCGAGACCCTCAACGGACCTGCAGCAGAAACTCTGGAGGAGCTGAGCAGCCCGACCCGCGGCCGAGTGCTGGAGAGCAAG GCTCTTCTCTACGAAGACGACAAATGGAAACCGAACCACAAGTGA
- the LOC130181474 gene encoding uncharacterized protein LOC130181474 yields the protein MERKLCFPLFAVLLFVMLNSAQAQTIESYSEVGGTLILTPPFSGAITSILWKHDGNLVVELVGNEVDYYGKFRGMATLNTTTGRLEIKNMNKIYAGWYTVEINNQVQSQEYNVELIKKVPKPEVVFKPLICSPALLNCTMTCDGDTSEAGPVTYSWREGDGEWIPGEKNKSIKNDEETKKVKTFSCQMKNPLGVEESEPQPNPF from the coding sequence ATGGAGAGAAAGCTGTGTTTCCCGCTCTTCGCAGTTCTGCTGTTTGTGATGCTGAACTCTGCTCAAGCCCAAACTATAGAGTCATACTCGGAGGTCGGCGGTACCCTGATCCTGACGCCGCCGTTCTCTGGAGCTATAACCAGCATCCTGTGGAAACATGACGGTAACCTGGTGGTTGAGTTGGTGGGAAATGAGGTGGATTACTACGGCAAATTTAGGGGCATGGCAACCCTGAACACAACCACTGGACGTttggaaattaaaaacatgaataaaatttACGCGGGGTGGTACACGGTGGAGATCAACAACCAGGTCCAGAGTCAGGAATACAATGTTGAACTAATCAAGAAAGTGCCAAAGCCTGAGGTGGTGTTCAAACCACTGATATGTTCCCCTGCCTTGCTCAACTGCACCATGACCTGTGATGGAGACACCTCAGAGGCTGGACCTGTCACCTAcagctggagggagggagacggagagTGGATACCGGGGGAAAAGAACAAGAGCATCAAGAATGATGAAGAGACTAAAAAGGTTAAAACCTTCTCCTGCCAGATGAAGAACCCACTCGGTGTGGAAGAAAGTGAACCCCAACCAAATCCATTCTAG